In Lotus japonicus ecotype B-129 chromosome 5, LjGifu_v1.2, one genomic interval encodes:
- the LOC130720947 gene encoding uncharacterized protein LOC130720947: protein MEDYNKSRSHGNNQIVQMESGGARPYDLRLYSVNSYAAETQKGPKDLKLKKGKSNSRSSISKSWSFSDPEFQRKKRVASYKMYSVEGNMRGSWQKSFRWIKNRYWKVVYGWW from the coding sequence ATGGAGGACTACAACAAATCAAGGTCTCATGGAAACAACCAAATTGTGCAGATGGAGAGTGGAGGAGCTAGGCCTTATGATCTCAGGTTATACAGTGTTAATTCCTATGCAGCAGAAACTCAAAAGGGTCCTAAGGACTTGAAGTTGAAGAAAGGGAAAAGCAATTCAAGGTCTTCTATTTCCAAGTCATGGAGCTTTTCTGATCCTGAGTTTCAAAGGAAGAAGAGGGTTGCTAGCTATAAAATGTATTCTGTTGAAGGGAATATGAGAGGTTCATGGCAGAAGAGCTTCAGGTGGATTAAGAATAGGTACTGGAAGGTAGTTTATGGCTGGTGGTGA